GGTTTCAATCTCTAAATCCGTATTTTCACGAATATTCTTTATCTCCTGCAGATTTAATTCTCTAGCAGTAACTAAACGGGTTACTCCATAATCCCTTAACAAATTTGCTCCCTCTGCCATTGTCAGTGTTGTCTGGGTACTGGCATGGATCGGAAGTTCTGGGAAATGTTGATGTATAAAATGCATAACACCAACATCCTGAACAATCACCGCGTCCAATCCCTGCAAGTAATACTTCTCAAGGAATTGATAAAGCTGTTCGATGCGTTCCTGCTCCTTAATCAGCGTATTCACTGTCAGGTATAGGTGTTTTCCTCTGATATGAGCCTCATCAATAGCATGTAACAGGGTCGCCTCATCCAAATTATTGGCATAGGCTCTTGCTCCAAAGCTGCTTCCCCCAATATATACGGCATCACAACCTGCGTTCATAGCCGCCTTCATTCCTTCATAGGAACCGGCCGGTGCCAGAATCTCTATTTTTCTTTTCATAGCAATCTCCATTTGGTAGTATTATGCAAAAGGCTATCCATTATGATGCGATAGCATCCCTTACAATGGACAGCCTATGTTCTCTAATTATCTTATTTATCATTATCTCCAAGTTCTGTTTCCAATCGGACTATATTCTTCTGTGCCTCATGGAGTTCAGATTTCAGCTCATCTACCTCTCGCTCAGCTGCTTCCAGCTTCGTTCGAGCCGATATCAACTCATGCTTAAGATCAAATATTTCTTTGCTCTTTGCATCACTTTCTGTCTCAATTTCTTTCAGCTTATTCGTAGTTTTAAAATAGTCATCTGCTATATTTATTTGCATCAATATATTTTTTAATTCGGAATCCAAGAATTTATAAGCATCCTTATTACGGAATTCTGCATGCTTATTATTGATATAGGAAGCGATTTTCTGTAAATATTCTTCGCTTTCGTATCCACTTAATGTATATCT
The nucleotide sequence above comes from Variimorphobacter saccharofermentans. Encoded proteins:
- the zapA gene encoding cell division protein ZapA, yielding MNKYHDIEVIINNKRYTLSGYESEEYLQKIASYINNKHAEFRNKDAYKFLDSELKNILMQINIADDYFKTTNKLKEIETESDAKSKEIFDLKHELISARTKLEAAEREVDELKSELHEAQKNIVRLETELGDNDK